TGCCGCGCCGAATCGTGCGGCGGCTGACGCGCGTCCAGCGCCGCCAGCGCGATGCGGAAGCTGAAGGCCAGGCGCGTTTCGTTGAGACGGCGCAGCGCCTGCTCCGGGTCGGCGTGCTGGCCCGCGGCGGCGCAGGCGGCCTGCATCGCGGCGCGATCGGGCAAGGGCCCAGCGGCGCGCGCGTCGAGCAGTTCGTCCAGCAGCAGCGGGTACTGGGCCACGCGTTCGGCCAGCCAGGCGCTGCGCGCGACCACGTCGACCAGGCGCGCCAGCGCGCTGGGCACCTCGTCCAGCAGCGCCAGATAGCTGGTGCGGCGCAGGATCGACTGCAGCAGCGCCAGGCAGCGCTGCAGCGCCGCGTCGGGCAGGTCGGAGGCGGCCGCGGCCTGCAGCATGGCCGGCAGCACGCGCTCCAGCCGCGCCCGCGCACTGTCGGACAGGTGCGCCACGCCCGGAGAGGCGAGGAAGTCCTGCAGCCGCGACGCCGACTGCGCGGCATCGGCGAAGCCGGCCTCCTCCAGCGCCTGCGTCGCGTTGGCGCCCTCGAGCATGCGCTGGAACGGCGCCAGCGCCGAGGCGTCCTCGGTATCGGCCGGCGCGGCCATCAGCGGGGCGAAGGCCGCGCCGACCACCGCGCGCTGCGCGGCCAGCGCCGCACGCAGCGCCTCGCTGTCGGCATGGCCCAGCCCGCGCGCGATGCGCAGCGCGTCCTGCGGGTCGTCGGGCAGCACGTGGGTCTGCGCATCGCGCAGCATCTGCAGGCGGTTCTCCAGCACGCGCAGGAAGCGGTAGGCCTGACCCAGCGCGATGCCGGTTTCCGGCGCGAGCAGACGCGCCTCCACCAGGGCCTGCAAGGCCGCGCGCAGGCCGCGCTGGCGCAGGCGCGCATCGCGGCCGCCGTGCACCAGCTGCAGCGCCTGGGCCAGGAACTCGATCTCGCGGATGCCGCCCGGCCCGCGCTTGATGTCGTCGGCCAGTTCGCGGCGCGCGACCTCGGCGGTGATCATCGCCTTCATCGCGCGCAGGCCATCGAGCGCGGTGAAGTCCAGGTAGCGCCGGTACACGAACGGCTGCAGCGTGCGCAGCCAGGCCTCGCCCGCCGCGACATCGCCGGCCACCGCGCGCGCCTTGAGCCAGGCGTAGCGCTCCCAGTCGCGGCCTTCGGTCTGGAAGTAGCGGTCCATCGCCGCGAACGACAGCGCCACCCGCCCGGCGCTGCCGTAGGGCCGCAGGCGCAGGTCGACGCGGTGGCTGAAGCCCTCGGCGGTGGTCTCGTCCAGCAGCCGGGCCAGCCGCTGTCCCAGGCGGGAGAAGTACTCCTCGGCCGCCAGCGCACGCGGCTTCCCCGCCTGCGCGGAGAATGGTTCTGACTCGCCGCCGCCGGCGAAGGCGTAGACCAGGTCGATGTCGGAGGAGAAATTCAGCTCGCCACCGCCGAGCTTGCCCAGGCCGAAGACCACCAGCCGCACCCGCTGGCCCTGGGCATCGCGCACCACGCCGTGGCGCTGGGCGAACTCGTCCTCCAGCGCATCCAGCGCGGCATGCAGGCAGGCCTCGGCCAGCGCCGTGCTGCCGGCCAGGACCTCGTCGACCTCGGCGCCCTCGACCACGTCGCGCCAGACCAGCCGGGTGGATTCGGCCGCGCGGAAGCGCCGCAGCAGCGCCGGCCACTGCGCGGCCGGCGCCTGCCGCAGGTCCGGCGGCGCGAAGGCGGTGGCGGCATCGTCGAGCAGCTCGTCCAGCAGCGCCGGCTGCCGGCACAGCGTGTCGATGGCGAAATCGCTGACCAGCGCCAGCGCTTCGACCGCGGCCCGCGCCTGCGGCTGTTCCAGGGTGGCCTCGAGCTCGGGCGCCGCGGCGATCAGGCGGCGCAGGGACGCGGCGACATGGGCTTGCACATCGATCATGGGCGGCAAGTGTGCATCAGCCCGTGTGGTGCATGGCGCTCACGATGCCCCGTGGGAGCCGCCATGGCGGCTTCCACAAGGGTGGCTTTCCCTAGGACGTATGCGCTAGGCCGCGTGCGGCGCGGGGACACCGGGCGGCAGTCCGTCGGCGCGGGTCAGCGCCAGCCCGAACAGCGCGGCGATCTTCTCCAGCAGCACCGCCTCCACCGCCGCCAGCGACGACGGGCCGCCCAGGTCCGACAGGGCCACGGTCTGCAGACCCTCGTAGCCGCAGGGATTGATCCGGTGGAACGGCTCCAGGTCCATGGCGATGTTGAAGCTCAGGCCGTGGAAGGTGCAGCCGCGGCGCACGCGGATGCCGAGCGCGCCGATCTTGGCGCCGGCCACGTACACCCCGGGTGCGCCGTCCTTGCGCTCGGCGTGGATGTTCCATTCGGCGCAGGTGTCGATGATCGCCTGCTCGATGCGGCACACGTAGTCGCGCACGCCGATCTTCAGCCGCTTCAGGTCCAGCAGCGGGTAGAGCACGATCTGGCCGGGGCCGTGGTAGGTCACCTGGCCGCCACGGTCCACGTGCAGCACCGGGATCCCGCCCGGGGCGAGCACGTGCTCGGGCCTGCCGGCCTGGCCCAGGGTGAACACCGGGTCGTGCTCGACCAGCCACAGTTCGTCGGGCGTGGTCTCATCGCGCGCGTCGGTGAAGGCCTGCATCGCGCGCCACACCGGTTCGTACGGCTGCCGCCCCAGGTCACGCACGGTCGCCGGCAGCCGCGCGCGGGCGGCGATGGCCGCGTCGCCGCGCGGGTCGGGGCAGGACGCGGCTAGAGCGTCCACTTCACTTCCGGGTGGCCCCGCAGCGCCATGTGCGCCGCGTCGTACTGCTCGCGCGACTCGGCGCGGAAGGCGATGCGCACCGAGACGTACTTGCCGTTGGCCGAGTGTTTCCAGCTCACGCGCTCTTCGAGCACGTCCACGCCGGCGCCGGCCAGCAGGCGCGGCAGTTCGCGCTCCAGTTCGATGCCGGCCCGGCCCATCGCGCTGAGCTCGAAGGTGCCGGGGAACTGGAAGCCGTGTTCGGGATTGTCCGAGGTGATGTCCATCGGCGGATTATCGGGTCGGACCCGCGCAAACCCAAGTCCACCGTGGCCCACACGCGAAGAAGCCGGCTTGCGCCGGCTTCTCCTTCCAATCTGGCTCCCGCGCAAGCGGGAACCCATCGACCTTGGCGCAGGGACGCCCAGTGGCGCCCGCACGCGCAGCACGGCCTTGGTCAGACCGATTCCCACCACATCCAGAACGCATCCCACAGCCGGCGGAAGAAGCCACCCTCCTCGACCGCGTTCACCGCCACCAGCGGCGCCTGGGCGATGACCTTGCCATCCAGGCTCACCTTGACCGTGCCGATCTGCTGACCCTGCTTGATCGGGGCCACCAGCTGCTTGGGCACGTCCATCGACGGCTTGAGCTGCTCGTAGCGTCCGCGCGGCACGCCCACCAGCAGCGGCGCGGCCACGCCCAGCTGCACCTCGCGCTGCGCGCCCTTCCACACCTTCTGCGTGGCCAGCACCTTGCCCGGTTCGTACAGGCGATGGGTCTCGAAGAAGCGGAAGCCCCAGTTGAGCAGGGCCAGCGAATCGGTGGCGCGCTGCTTCTCCGACACGTCGCCCATGATCACGGTGATCAGGCGCTGGTCGCCGCGCTTGGCCGAATTCATGATGCAGTAGCCGGCCTGCGAGGTGTGCCCGGTCTTGATGCCGTCCACGCTCGGGTCGCGCCACAGCAGCAGGTTGCGGTTGGGCTGGGTGATGCCGTTGACCGTCAGTTCCTTGATGCTGTTGTAGGCGTAGGTGTCCGGGTAATCGCGGATCAGCGCGCGGCCCAGCAGGGCCATGTCGTAGGCGCTGGAGTAATGGCCTTCGGCGGCCAGGCCATGCACGTCGACGAAGTGGGTGTCCTTCATGCCGATGCGCTGGGCGTAGGCGTTCATCAGCTCGACGAAGGCCTCCGCGCTGCCGGCGGTGTGCTCGGCCAGGGCGATGGCCGCGTCGTTGCCCGACTGCACCACCATGCCCTTTTCCATGTCCTCCAGGCGCGCGGTCTGGTTGACCGGGAAGCCGCTGTAGCTGCCGTCGGTGCCGGCGCCGCCCTCGCGCCAGGCGCGCTCGCTCATCATCACCTGGTCGTCGCGTTTGATCTTGCCGGCCTTCAGCTCGGCGGCGAGGACGTAGGAGGTCATCACCTTGGTCATGCTGGCCGGGGCCAGGTGCTCATGGATGTTGTTGCCGGCCAGCACCTGGCCACTGGCCGCGTCCATCACGATCCAGGCCTTGGCCACGGCCGGCGCCGGCGCGTCGGGGATCTTGATGTCCGGCGGCGGCGCGGTGACGGCGTCGGAGGGCGGCGGCGTCTGGGCGATGGCCGCGCCGAAGGCGACGGTCGCCAGCGCAGCGAAGGCGAAACGGAACTTCATGGAGGACTTACCTTTGCAAAAGCGAAGACGGGAAAGGGGACGCCGACCGCGACCCGCGCGGCGGCGTGCGGATCACTCGCGCACGACCTGCGGCCGCGCGAAGCCCAGCCCGGCGATGCGCGCGGC
The window above is part of the Pseudoxanthomonas sp. X-1 genome. Proteins encoded here:
- the glnE gene encoding bifunctional [glutamate--ammonia ligase]-adenylyl-L-tyrosine phosphorylase/[glutamate--ammonia-ligase] adenylyltransferase, which produces MIDVQAHVAASLRRLIAAAPELEATLEQPQARAAVEALALVSDFAIDTLCRQPALLDELLDDAATAFAPPDLRQAPAAQWPALLRRFRAAESTRLVWRDVVEGAEVDEVLAGSTALAEACLHAALDALEDEFAQRHGVVRDAQGQRVRLVVFGLGKLGGGELNFSSDIDLVYAFAGGGESEPFSAQAGKPRALAAEEYFSRLGQRLARLLDETTAEGFSHRVDLRLRPYGSAGRVALSFAAMDRYFQTEGRDWERYAWLKARAVAGDVAAGEAWLRTLQPFVYRRYLDFTALDGLRAMKAMITAEVARRELADDIKRGPGGIREIEFLAQALQLVHGGRDARLRQRGLRAALQALVEARLLAPETGIALGQAYRFLRVLENRLQMLRDAQTHVLPDDPQDALRIARGLGHADSEALRAALAAQRAVVGAAFAPLMAAPADTEDASALAPFQRMLEGANATQALEEAGFADAAQSASRLQDFLASPGVAHLSDSARARLERVLPAMLQAAAASDLPDAALQRCLALLQSILRRTSYLALLDEVPSALARLVDVVARSAWLAERVAQYPLLLDELLDARAAGPLPDRAAMQAACAAAGQHADPEQALRRLNETRLAFSFRIALAALDARQPPHDSARQLAWLADAVCVQVLAMARASVEQAHGRVPGGQFGLVGYGSLGGLEMGFGSDLDLVFLYDAPADALSEPAQAGSVRALEPGRYYARVAQKVVALLETMTGAGRLYAVDVRLRPDGAKGLLVTSRASYADYQRQRAWTWEHQALVRARPVVGDAALLQAFERIRADTLGRAREAAVLRQDVVHMRARMRAELDRSGPGRFDLKQGAGGLVDLEFLLQARVLEHAAAHPAVLAARNTRDLIAALAEAGLLEAGERAALLEAHATLLAAGLSCTLDRRPRLTAPTPALEHARQAVTAACRAHGLAFAPGKDV
- the lipB gene encoding lipoyl(octanoyl) transferase LipB, yielding MDALAASCPDPRGDAAIAARARLPATVRDLGRQPYEPVWRAMQAFTDARDETTPDELWLVEHDPVFTLGQAGRPEHVLAPGGIPVLHVDRGGQVTYHGPGQIVLYPLLDLKRLKIGVRDYVCRIEQAIIDTCAEWNIHAERKDGAPGVYVAGAKIGALGIRVRRGCTFHGLSFNIAMDLEPFHRINPCGYEGLQTVALSDLGGPSSLAAVEAVLLEKIAALFGLALTRADGLPPGVPAPHAA
- a CDS encoding DUF493 family protein, with the protein product MDITSDNPEHGFQFPGTFELSAMGRAGIELERELPRLLAGAGVDVLEERVSWKHSANGKYVSVRIAFRAESREQYDAAHMALRGHPEVKWTL
- a CDS encoding D-alanyl-D-alanine carboxypeptidase family protein; its protein translation is MKFRFAFAALATVAFGAAIAQTPPPSDAVTAPPPDIKIPDAPAPAVAKAWIVMDAASGQVLAGNNIHEHLAPASMTKVMTSYVLAAELKAGKIKRDDQVMMSERAWREGGAGTDGSYSGFPVNQTARLEDMEKGMVVQSGNDAAIALAEHTAGSAEAFVELMNAYAQRIGMKDTHFVDVHGLAAEGHYSSAYDMALLGRALIRDYPDTYAYNSIKELTVNGITQPNRNLLLWRDPSVDGIKTGHTSQAGYCIMNSAKRGDQRLITVIMGDVSEKQRATDSLALLNWGFRFFETHRLYEPGKVLATQKVWKGAQREVQLGVAAPLLVGVPRGRYEQLKPSMDVPKQLVAPIKQGQQIGTVKVSLDGKVIAQAPLVAVNAVEEGGFFRRLWDAFWMWWESV